Part of the Tolypothrix sp. PCC 7910 genome, AGGAACAATATATACTGAAATTTACTCAAACATGACAAAAAACACTCTACCAAAAGATAGATAAGGCATTTAATCATAAAAAAACCTGCAAATATCAAGCAATAATCTAGACTTTAAAATTTGATAATGAAAATAGCTTTCGTAGTTGGGTATTTTCCCGTCCTGTCGGAAACATTTGTTGTTAATCAAATTATAGGTTTGATTGCCCGTGGACATGATGTTGATATCTATGCATATCAACCGGGAAATACATCACAATTGCATCCAGATATCATTAAATACCAGTTACTAGCTCGGACACACTTTCAACCGACAATACCACAAAATTTTTTTTGGCGCTTGCTGAAGGCTGTAAAGTTAATCATGACTAACTTTCAAAAAAGCCCTTTAGTATTGCTGCGATCGCTCAATTTTTTCAAATATGGTAGATGGGCAGCTTCTTTGAGATTACTCTACTCAGTTATTCCATTATTAAACACAAAAACTTACGATATTATTCACTGTCAATTTGGCACATTTGCTCGTCAAGGAATGGCGTGGCGGGATATGGACGCGATTAAGGGTAAGTTAATTACTTCGTTTCGCGGCTATGATATTAGTTGGTTTGTCTATGAGTATGGAGAACATATTTATGACGAACTTTTTGTTAAGGGAGATTTTTTCTTAGCCAACTGCAAATATTTTCAAAACAAGGCGATTCAACTTGGTTGTGATGCCAAAAAAATTGTTGTACATGGTTCGGGAATCGATTGTAGTCAGTTTCACTTTAAAAAAAGACTGCCACCTGAACCCCAAGGAAAAATCTCTATTGCTACAACTTGCCGCCTGATCCCGAAAAAAGGCATAGAATACAGCATTCGTGCAGTTGCAAAAGTAGCCAAAATTTATCCTCAGATTGAGTACAACATTATTGGTGATGGATATTTAAGAGCAGATTTACAGCAATTAATTCAAAATTTAAATGTTGCTGAACAAGTAAAGCTTTTAGGTTGGAAAAATCAGCCAGCCATTATTGAAATTCTGGATCAAGCTCATATTTTTCTGGCTACCAGCATCACAACCGATGATGGTAATCAAGATGCACCCCTTAACACTTTAAAAGAAGCGATGGCTATGGGTTTACCAGTCATCAGTACCTTACATGGTGGTATTCCTGAATTAGTAGAAGATGGGATTTCAGGTTTTCTTGTCCCAGAGAAAGATGTGGATGCGATCACAGAAAAATTAATTTACCTCATAGAACATCCAGAAATTTGGTCACAAATGGGTGAAGCAGGCCGCGCCTATGTGGAAAAAAATTATGATATTAACAAGCTTAATGATGAGCTAGTACAAATTTATCAACAAGTAATTGCTAATAATTTACTGCTACTACAACCAGCTTTAACTGTAGCAGGCAGGCTGAAGTATGAAGGGTCAGGGAATTAATGCCTATATGAACTTACCAGAAATACCCCAAGTGACTATTGTTGTGGTTCCACGAGAGCGTTTTAGCTACACTCAGGAATCTTTAACCAGCGTCTATAAGCATACAACCTATCCATTTAAATTAATTTACGTAGATGTAAATTCACCTGCTCATATTAGAGATTATCTTGCAGAGCAAGCAAAGCAAAAACAATTTCAACTGATTCGCACGGAAAAATATTTATCTCCCAACTGCGCTAGAAATATTGGTTTGCGAGAAGTTACCAGCAAATATGTGGTTTTTCTCGATAACGATGTAGTACTTACTCCTGGTTGGCTGGAAGCATTAGTAGAATGTGCTGAAACTACAGGCGCAACTGTAGTTAGTCCCCTCACCTGTCAAGGTACACCAGTACATGCAGAAGTACATTGTGCAGGTGGTGAAACTGGGGTGAAGGTAGAAATTAAAGGTGAAACCACCAGAAGGAAGATCGTAGAAAAGATTTATCTTCAAGGTAAGCGAGTAGAGGATGTACAACCCCAATTAAAACGAGAGGAAACTGGGTTAGCAGAGTTCCACTGTGTGCTGGTACGGACAGAAATATTTCAGCAAATTGGCTTGTTGGATGAAAAATTACTTTCTACCAAAGAACACGTTGATTTATGTATGTTGGTAACTGCAGCTGGCGGGACAATTTATCTTGAACCTGAATCTATCGTGACTTACGTTCCAGGGCCACCATTAGAGTGGACAGACCTACATTACTATATGTTGCGGTGGAGCGATCGCTGGGAATTCTCCAGCCTGAAACACTTACTGGAAAAGTGGAACCTCAGCGAAGACGAATATTTCCAAAATCGCTATAAACGCTTGGGATCAAGACGGCACATGACAATTGTCCACCCATTTGCGCGCAAATTTCCTGTAGGTCACTTTGGCTTTCGGGTGGTGAGTAAAATCCTGCGTCTGCTGGATCGGGTATTAAACCGTTGGATTACAACATGGTAGGATATGCGATCGCGTCAATAATTTGGGGAAAAGGGTAAAGGGGAAGGGTCAAAGGTATTGTCTTTCCCTTTCCCCATTCCCCTTGTTCCCCACATATATATACCAATTTGAAAAAAGAATACGACAACTTTTACCAATGACAAATGACAAATGACAAATGACAGCCTTAACTAGTTATCTTTCTTTGCACCGACCAACTTATTAATTAGCAATTGGTACATTTTTAAATGCGGCTGTATCTGGTACAAACAGGTCTACGTTTTTGACACCATCAGGAACCCTAATCCAAACATAAGCATCAGCTGACGCTTTTGGACGCAACTGCGCTAAAGAAACACTTCCTGTGGAGCGATTTGCAGAAATTCCTTTGTAGGTTTCACTGGTGTCAGGATTACGCGCTGTTGTACTAGCAACCGATATGATATCGCCACCACCAACTCCGTCCGTAGCTTGGCGACGGATACGCATCTGTAAATTTACCACGTCACGGTTTGCGGTTTCTGGATCTTTAATCCGTTTTGCTGAAAGTATCTCAACTTCAGCTTTATTACCAAAAGCAGGCTGCACAAATTGTCCAGGCTGAATTGCATTTCCCGAGGTAGCCGCGGGTGAGGGTGTTGTTTCTGGTGATGTTGATGCTGTTGTTTCTGGTTCTGAGGGAACTGATTGTTTGGTAGAAATGGGAGAAGCAGTATTAGTTTGCGTGCTAGTGGTAGTAGTATTTAGCGTCTGTCGCAGCGTGAACACTTCGTAAGCTGCATAGCCGCCACATAACAAAGCGACAGTAGAAAGGAATACTGCCACACCTGATAGAAATGTACTCACGCCATTACCTCTAATTCATCTTTCGTTTCCAGCAATTTTTACCTAAATAGAACACATTGTAGGAACACAGCACTGCTGTGGCCTGATAATAAATGTGTTGCAAATACATGAAAACTGCTGTCAATACAGGTTTGCTAACCTATCGCTTTTATAATGCCATAAATGTTGAAAATAATACATTTAAATAGGTTCGGATCTGTCTGATGTAACAGGGAGAAATCGTGAAGCGACAGAAGAATTTAAATTCACAGCTACCTGAAGTTATTTATACACCCGAAAGTCAACTGAGACATCCCATACAATTGGGTAAACAAATGTGGCGAGACTTGTTAGCTTCGCGGGAACTGGCTTGGCGGCTGCTAGTGCGAGATATTAGCGCTCAGTATCGTCAATCATTTTTCGGTATAGCATGGGCTTTTTTACCACCAGTAATCATGGCAACGGGATTTACCTTAGCTCATGATGCTAATGTGATTAACATTGGCGCTACAGATTTACCCTATCCAGCCTATGTGATGTTCAGCACTGCGTTATGGCAAACATTTGTCGAAGCTTTAAATGGGCCAGTGCAAGCTGTAAGCGTAGCTAAACCAATGCTAGCAAGAGTGAATTTTCCCCGAGAAGCATTGATATTAGCAAAAATCGGCGAAGTATTTTTTAACTTTGCTATCAAGTTAATTTTAATTGTGGCATTGTTTATTTGGTTTAAAATTTCTGTAACTTGGACAGTAATTCTTGCACCTGTGGCATTAATTAATTTGGTTTTACTAGGAATATTTATTGGGCTTTTATTAGCTCCCTTGGGAATATTATATCAAGATGTATCTAGAGGTTTATCTTTAATTACAGGCTTTTGGTTATTCTTAACTCCCGTAGTTTATCCTGTACCAAAACAGGGGATATTCGGTTTTTTAGTGCAGCTTAATCCTGTAACTCCTCTATTAGTAACAGCACGAGAATTAGCTACAACAGGTGTGATATCTAATTTTTCTGCATTTTTGATGGTCAGTGCCATTACTTTAATAGGATTAATCATCACTTGGATTCTTTTTCGGTTAGCGATGCCTTTTGTAGTTGAGAGAGTCAGTTCGTAATTCTTAATTTAGATAATGCTTGATGATATTCAAACTCAAGATTCAGATTTGTTGATTTCAGTAGACAATGTTTCTAAAAAATTTTGTCGAAATTTAAAGCAGTCTTTATTATATGGCGTGCAAGATATTTGTACAGAAATAATCGGTGGTAATCGCAGAAGTGATACTTTACGTCCTCAAGAGTTTTGGGCGCTACAAGATGTGAGCTTTCAACTAAGGCGGGGAGAAGCTTTAGGATTAGTAGGAGCAAATGGAGCCGGAAAAAGTACACTATTACGGATTATTAGTGGATTAATTAATCCTGATACTGGTTATGTCAAAGTTAGGGGAAAATTAGCACCATTAATTGCCTTGGGAGCCGGGTTTAATCCGATTCTCACAGGGCGAGAAAATATCTATGCTAATATGTCAATTTTGGGTTTATCAACTCAAGAAATTACAGCCCGATTTCAAGATGTGATCAACTTTGCTGGAATTGCTGATGCCATTGATGCACCTGTACAAACCTATAGTTCAGGTATGGCTGCAAGGTTAGGTTTTGCTTGTGCTGTGCATATAGAACCCGATGTTTTATTAATTGATGAAGTGTTGGCTGTAGGTGATATAAATTTTCGGGTGAAATGTTACCAAAAACTAGCACAATTAAGGCAAGCAGGTACAGCTTTTATTTTAGTTTCTCATAATCCCCATGTTGTCTTAAATGTCTGTGAAAATTCTCTATATCTTGCTAAAGGTAAATTAATTAAAGCTGGAGAAACTGAAGCGGTAATTCGGCAATATGAAGAGGATTTAAGTTTAGCGGGTGCAGATACAGTCTTAGGAATCATGTATTTACCAGAGAAACCCGAAAGCGAAAGTTTAGGAGTAGATATTATTTCTCTTTGCTTTAAGGATGAACAGGGTAATATATTAACTGCTCCTCTGTGTGGAGAACCAGCTTATTTATGTGTAGAATGTAAAGCTTATAGAGAAGTTGAATATGCTAATTTAGGCGTATTAATTACAGCTTTATCTGGGCAGAATGAGCGAGTTTTATATATAACTTCTGTTAGCGATAATGAACCTCTAAAAATCTCACCTGGTAGAGTAGAAATTCAAATGCAGATGCCTTATGTTTGCTTGTTAGCTGGCGTATATACTGCCAAAATTTATATCAAAGAAGGTGTATGTTCTTTTGATGTCGTCGAATCATTTCTATTTACTATCAAAGCTAGCAAAATTACCAGCCGTTCTTTATTTTATCAACCAAGAAAATGGCAAGTTTTGAATAAATAATATAGCGGTTTGTCAAGAGTGAAAAGTCAAAAGTCAAAAGTCAAAAATTATTGTTCCCAATCCCCAATCCCCAATCCCCAATCCCCAATCCCCAATCCCCAATCCCCAATTAACTAATCACACTATTTTCATCGAGAAAATGATCTCTACTAAAGCTTCTGCGGGGTATTTGTCTACCAGACATAGCTTTGAGTTTAGATGTAAAGGAATCGGTGCGATCGCTAATTTCGGGGGTAAATTGCCCAATTGGACTATGATTGGCTGCAGCCGGGAGAAATCGAGGAGAGTTATTACCAGTTTGTGCAACAGCGTACTCAGGCTGAAGAGTTGGCTGTAGTTGGGGAACAACAGGTGCTGTTTCTTCAGTTTTTTCTGGTTCAGGTACCACTTTGATAGGCGCAAGCTGTCTTTGGTGATACTCATGATTCACCTTAGTAGCTGATGCATCACCTGTAGGGGATGATAAGTGATAGCTAGTTTTTTCAACAGAGGGGTTTTTCTTAGCTGGATATAAAACTGGTGATGGAATTGCAGTTAAGCTTTCGGGAAATTTGCTACAAATCAAGCGTTCAAATTCCATATTGAAATGATAAGTAGCCTGGCCCCGTCTGTGCCAGAAGTTTAAAATTTGTTGTACGGAAACTGCTTTGTAACGACCTTGATACAGTGCTTCTATGACTGCAATATGTAGCCATTCAAGTGGGTAATGGGTTTTCCAACGCCTAATTAGCTCACTGGCGCTATAACCACTCAGGTCAAAGCTATAGTGAGTTAATAGGGCGGTTGCCAAATCGGGAAATGTGTCTGTAACTGGTGTTACCATTGAACTGTTAGCTTCAGACATAAGTTAAAAATTTTACCCATTACAAATAGGCTAAAGTACTTTTAATTACAAGGGATTTACCCAAGTGTTTTTTTAATTAATAGGAAATGTTTCTTATTCTACTGTGTCAATTGATTGTATGGGAAACAATATAGGGTGAATTAATTGCTGTTGTGCGTTGAATTGCAGCTAAAGCTTGATAAACCATCGCTGCTACTTCTGCACGTGTCGCTTCACGAACTGGCACAAGCAGCTTAGGATCTGGGTAATTAACTACTATTTGCTGTTGAGTAGCGGTTGCTACAGCCTTCTGGGCATATTCAGGGATAGTGTCCCGATCTTTATAAGCAACTAAGGTATTGCTATCGGCTGCTGGTAGGGCTAGTCCATTTACTAAAGAGACAATTACTTGTAACCTTTGGACATTTTGATCGGGGCGGAAAGTGCGATCGCTAAATCCACTCACAAAACCACCGCTAGCGGCAATTTCAATGGCTTTAGCAGCCCAAAAACTCTTGGGTACATCAGTAAAATCGATGGCTGCGCGTTTAGCAGTTGGGTTAAAAGCAGCTGCCACTAAAGCGGCATACTGGGCGCGAGTCATGGGTTTATCTGGCTGATAGGTACCATCGGCAAAACCTGTGGTTAAGCCCATGCTGACTAAGCCGCGAATAAAAGCTTCTGCCCAGTGTCCTTTCAAGTCGCTAAAAGAAGGGATATCAACATCAGGGTTGACAATGTAAGGCGAGGCGATCGCTTTTTCTTGCCCAATAGCGACTAATGCCTGATAAATAATCGCAGCTATTTCTGCGCGAGTAATATCCCGCAATGGTTCTAGCTGTTCAGCTTTTGGGTAGTTAACCACCAGTAACTTTTGGGTAGCTACTGCCACTGCATTAGTAGCATAGCTAGGAATTTGAGCGCGATCGCCATATACAGTCAACACATTTGGGTTCCCCCCACTCCATTTCAATCCATTCACGATAGATACAATTGCCTGAATTTTTGTTAAGTTCTGTCCTGGTCTAAAAGTCCCATCAGGAAATCCACTAATAAAACCCATATTCGCTGCCCGCGAAATGGCTGATGCCGCCCAAAAATCTGGTTTGACATCCGTAAAATTACTGGCTTTACTGCTGCTGGGTGGTGGAAAAGTCTTGGCAATTATAGCAGCATACTGGGCACGAGTGATCGGTGAATTTGGTTTAAAGGAACCGTCGGGGAAGCCACTAATAAGACCTTTGCCTACTAAAGCTTCTACATAAGCTGCTGCCCAATGCCCACCTAGATCATAAAAACTAGTGCCTAGTGATACTTGGGAGGGGGTTTCTATCGATGAAGAAAGAAAATCAACTGCGCCTTGAACTTTGCTCGGATTTAATTGATTACCAACAGAAATTAGCTGCCCAGATGTGACATTTTGTAAATCGAATACTTGATTATCACGAAAAACATTACCAGCAGAGTCTTGATTACTACCTAAATCAGGAAATGCATTTCCATTCACCAACAAACCGCCTTGGGTATTGTTGGTAATGACATTTTGACGTAATACTGGTTTAGCATCGCGAGAGAGAGCGATCGCAGTCTGATTTTCTGTTAGCTTATTATTTGCCACCAAAGGCCCAGCAGCATCACTAATTGCTATGCCTATAGAATTTTTTTGCAAAACATTCCGCAAAACTTCGCCCTTGCTATTACGTGCCATCGTCAACCCACTGGCAGCATTTTGCAAAAATACATTATCTAAAATTGCGGGTTTAGCTGTGCCTGTGGTAAAGACACCTTCTCTAGCACAATTAATAAATGTATTGTTAGTCACAGTAGGGGCAGTTGACTCAATCCAGACACCAGTTCCTTTAGGTGTGTTATTTGTCACGGTTACACCCCGCAAACTGGCATCATCTAGCAATAGCAGCGTCACGTTTTGCGCGCCAAAGCTAGCACTCTGATAAGTGCCACTTCCAATAATCACAATGCCAGCACCTTTACTGGCTTCGTTTCCCACCACAATCACCCCCGCAGGAATAATTAGGGGAAACACCTCACCACTTGCGGCGCTATATGTCCCTGAACCCAGTTGAATAATAGTAGATTGTGTAGATGCTTTTAAGGCACGGGTGAGGCTTTTAAAGGGACTCAACCGTGAACCCGCGTTAGCATCATTTCCCTGTACGGAATTGACATAGATTGTGGTCACGAGGCTAGAGTTCACCATTAGTTGTTACTAGTCAATTGTTTAAATTTTGACGGTTGTAAATAATAACTCTAGTTATAATCACTCTGGGAACATAAGTACATCTAAGCGAAAAATATATCTGAGTAAGCAGATTATACTGGCGCTATATCGTAGCTACATCTTTAAATTTAATTAAAGGCACAGTAATTGTACCTCTGCATGGGGCATGGGGCATGGGGCATAGGGCATAGGGCATTGGTAATTGGTAATTGGTAATTGTTTTTTATTTTTCCCCCTGCTCCCTGCTCCCCTGCTTGCTCCCAATCCCTACTGGTAACGATACATCAGCCGCAGTTCGCCTACTTCAGTTGTAAAACCCCAACGCTGATAAAAGGGCATCATTTCTGGTAAGCAGTAAAGCGCAATTTGCTCAACTTCTCTCAACTGGGGATGATTGATAGCTGCATCCATTAACTTAGCGCCAAGCCCCATTTTTCTATAGGTAGGTTTGATAATTACATCGTAAATTGTTGCCCGATAGACAAAATCTGTCAGAATGCGGGTAAAACCGATCAATTCTTGGCTATCAGTAACAAAGGCAATAATAATATCTGATGCAGCCAGCATTTTGACTACATCTTGATATTTACGATTTTTAGTCCAAAATTCATTTTTGTATAAATCTACTAACTCTAAAATTTGATTTTCAGTCAGATGGTCAACAATTTGGTAGTGCATGATGTAGTTGTGAGCAATTTGATGAAATCCAAGAAGCGGGTAAAGAAATAAATTATTTTAAAAAAATTAATTGCACAAAATTAGACGCTCAAATCCTCAAACAATCTAAGCATCTAAATCAAACGAATTTTAACAAATAATATAAAATTGCCAAATTATCAGTAAATAAATTGCACCAAGCTATAAAAATCAAATTTTCTCAGCATTTCTAAAAAAGTAAATACCGTCGGCACATGTAGCGCCTTTGATAAAATGACAACGCCAATAATTCTTTCTAGCGGTACAGGTAAACTGTATACTTGCACTTTTGGGGGAATCGGAACTGCTGCTAGCCGGGGCATAATAGCTGCTCTCAGCCCTTGATTAACCATACTCACAACAGTAGAATCTTCTTGAATATCACTAGCGGTATGAATGGGGATTTCTACAATTTTGAGGTGATGGTGCAGAATCCGTCCGCAAGGTGTACAGGGAAGCAATACTGGTGGATAGGCGGCGATTTCTTCCCAGGTAATTTGTGAACTGCTAGTTTTTGTCTGTGGTGGAATCAAAGCTACATAATCATCGCGGAAAATTTCCCAGGCTTCAAATTCATCACTAGTAGGGAGACAAGTAATCCCAATATCAGCACGTCCATCACGCAAACATTGTTCTACATCAGGGAAGGCTGGACATTCTATGATTGTGACAGCTACTTCGGGAAATTTTTCGTGAAATTGCGCGATCGCTTTTGGTAGTAAATGGGTAGCAACACTGCGAAAAGCTGCAACTCTTACATGGCCACCATGCAACCCTTTATGTAAATCAGCTTCCCGTTCCATCATCTCCAGATGTTGCAATGCTTGACGAGCGTGGTATAAAATACGCTCCCCCGCAGGCGTAAGTACAGCACCATGACGACCCCTAGCAAATAGAGGTACACCCAATTCTTCTTCTAAGGTAGCAATGGCGTGGCTCACTGCTGGTTGAGAAAGTTGCAATGTTAAAGCAGCCTCACTAAAGTTACCGCAATCTGCTACTGCAACTACCGCTCGAAGTTGAAAGAGTTTCATGGTCAATTGATGCGATCGCTTTTAGAACATCCTCATCTTAAATTGTTGCATTGGGCATAGGGCATGGGGCAATGGGTAATAGGTAATTGGTAATTGTAATTTTCCCCTTATTCCCTCATCTCCCCAATCCCCAGTCCCTAGTCCCCAATCCCCGACTATAAATGCCATTTATAGATAGTATGCAAGCCATTTTTGGATTGTTTACTCAGGTGTTGTTAGAGTTGCTTTTATAGAGAGCATCTATCGAGAAATGGTTATGAAAAATGAAATTAGATCTTTGCAAACCAGCAAAATAATTTTCAACAGAAAGTTCAGAAGTGATATTTTCACATCTGTTTGCCAAGCCTTTTCTGGTTTCTGCAAAAATGCGATCGCAACACTAACGGCAGATCCCAACGAATTACAAGTATTACAAAAGTCTGACCGCCACGGTAATACCTATTGGCAAGCTTACGATCCCGCTACAGGCAAATCTTTCTCTTCCGGCTCCGAAGCTGATGTATCTATGTGGATTGAGCAGCTTTATAAATACTAATAACGCCAACCGAAATTCTCAACTATACCAATTTGAAAAAAGAATCCGACAGATTGTAGGGGCAAGGCAGTGCCTTGCCCTCTAGAATAAGTAAGTCAGTGGAAATAAACCAAACTATGTTAAGGAACGTAAATAGGCTTGAAATCCTTACCAATGACTAATGACTAAGGACAAATGACAGCCTCAGCCAGTTATCTTTAATTTCGCCGACCTACTTATTATTGATGTGTCGCAAACATTATTTGATTTGGTATTACTTATATTGCGACTTGGGAATTGTTAACCCAATATAGCCACCCACTCCTACTTTGGCTAAATCTATAAAAGTAGAGCGGTAGTTTTCATCAATAATTGCCAGCACTAATGAACCACCTACGAGAGTTGAGATAACTCCGGCTAAAACCATATCTTTCAGCTTATTATTGTTCATAACGTTATCCTATTTTGAGTTATCTACTAATTAATTAGTGGCTGGCTTTCTCAAATAGTGACTGAGCTAAATGTTAAGAATTCTTGAATTAAATTATTATTATTTAAATTTATTTACTATACATAGTGATTAGGAAACCTCCTATTTTGATTTAGGAGGGAGAAATATATAGATATATTATCAATATTGCTTACATGGAGCATTTATAAAATTTTTGACTCATCCATATATTTACTTCTCAATTCATCTAGCGCCCTTGCACCCCGTTTACGGGCAGTCACAGTGCTAATTTTTATGCCTTCTTCTTGGGTTAGTAATTCAGCAATTTTATCCCAGGAAAGATGCT contains:
- a CDS encoding glycosyltransferase family 2 protein produces the protein MKGQGINAYMNLPEIPQVTIVVVPRERFSYTQESLTSVYKHTTYPFKLIYVDVNSPAHIRDYLAEQAKQKQFQLIRTEKYLSPNCARNIGLREVTSKYVVFLDNDVVLTPGWLEALVECAETTGATVVSPLTCQGTPVHAEVHCAGGETGVKVEIKGETTRRKIVEKIYLQGKRVEDVQPQLKREETGLAEFHCVLVRTEIFQQIGLLDEKLLSTKEHVDLCMLVTAAGGTIYLEPESIVTYVPGPPLEWTDLHYYMLRWSDRWEFSSLKHLLEKWNLSEDEYFQNRYKRLGSRRHMTIVHPFARKFPVGHFGFRVVSKILRLLDRVLNRWITTW
- a CDS encoding GNAT family N-acetyltransferase encodes the protein MHYQIVDHLTENQILELVDLYKNEFWTKNRKYQDVVKMLAASDIIIAFVTDSQELIGFTRILTDFVYRATIYDVIIKPTYRKMGLGAKLMDAAINHPQLREVEQIALYCLPEMMPFYQRWGFTTEVGELRLMYRYQ
- a CDS encoding ABC transporter ATP-binding protein — its product is MLDDIQTQDSDLLISVDNVSKKFCRNLKQSLLYGVQDICTEIIGGNRRSDTLRPQEFWALQDVSFQLRRGEALGLVGANGAGKSTLLRIISGLINPDTGYVKVRGKLAPLIALGAGFNPILTGRENIYANMSILGLSTQEITARFQDVINFAGIADAIDAPVQTYSSGMAARLGFACAVHIEPDVLLIDEVLAVGDINFRVKCYQKLAQLRQAGTAFILVSHNPHVVLNVCENSLYLAKGKLIKAGETEAVIRQYEEDLSLAGADTVLGIMYLPEKPESESLGVDIISLCFKDEQGNILTAPLCGEPAYLCVECKAYREVEYANLGVLITALSGQNERVLYITSVSDNEPLKISPGRVEIQMQMPYVCLLAGVYTAKIYIKEGVCSFDVVESFLFTIKASKITSRSLFYQPRKWQVLNK
- a CDS encoding ABC transporter permease — translated: MKRQKNLNSQLPEVIYTPESQLRHPIQLGKQMWRDLLASRELAWRLLVRDISAQYRQSFFGIAWAFLPPVIMATGFTLAHDANVINIGATDLPYPAYVMFSTALWQTFVEALNGPVQAVSVAKPMLARVNFPREALILAKIGEVFFNFAIKLILIVALFIWFKISVTWTVILAPVALINLVLLGIFIGLLLAPLGILYQDVSRGLSLITGFWLFLTPVVYPVPKQGIFGFLVQLNPVTPLLVTARELATTGVISNFSAFLMVSAITLIGLIITWILFRLAMPFVVERVSS
- a CDS encoding S-layer homology domain-containing protein codes for the protein MVNSSLVTTIYVNSVQGNDANAGSRLSPFKSLTRALKASTQSTIIQLGSGTYSAASGEVFPLIIPAGVIVVGNEASKGAGIVIIGSGTYQSASFGAQNVTLLLLDDASLRGVTVTNNTPKGTGVWIESTAPTVTNNTFINCAREGVFTTGTAKPAILDNVFLQNAASGLTMARNSKGEVLRNVLQKNSIGIAISDAAGPLVANNKLTENQTAIALSRDAKPVLRQNVITNNTQGGLLVNGNAFPDLGSNQDSAGNVFRDNQVFDLQNVTSGQLISVGNQLNPSKVQGAVDFLSSSIETPSQVSLGTSFYDLGGHWAAAYVEALVGKGLISGFPDGSFKPNSPITRAQYAAIIAKTFPPPSSSKASNFTDVKPDFWAASAISRAANMGFISGFPDGTFRPGQNLTKIQAIVSIVNGLKWSGGNPNVLTVYGDRAQIPSYATNAVAVATQKLLVVNYPKAEQLEPLRDITRAEIAAIIYQALVAIGQEKAIASPYIVNPDVDIPSFSDLKGHWAEAFIRGLVSMGLTTGFADGTYQPDKPMTRAQYAALVAAAFNPTAKRAAIDFTDVPKSFWAAKAIEIAASGGFVSGFSDRTFRPDQNVQRLQVIVSLVNGLALPAADSNTLVAYKDRDTIPEYAQKAVATATQQQIVVNYPDPKLLVPVREATRAEVAAMVYQALAAIQRTTAINSPYIVSHTIN
- a CDS encoding LysR family transcriptional regulator encodes the protein MKLFQLRAVVAVADCGNFSEAALTLQLSQPAVSHAIATLEEELGVPLFARGRHGAVLTPAGERILYHARQALQHLEMMEREADLHKGLHGGHVRVAAFRSVATHLLPKAIAQFHEKFPEVAVTIIECPAFPDVEQCLRDGRADIGITCLPTSDEFEAWEIFRDDYVALIPPQTKTSSSQITWEEIAAYPPVLLPCTPCGRILHHHLKIVEIPIHTASDIQEDSTVVSMVNQGLRAAIMPRLAAVPIPPKVQVYSLPVPLERIIGVVILSKALHVPTVFTFLEMLRKFDFYSLVQFIY
- a CDS encoding glycosyltransferase encodes the protein MKIAFVVGYFPVLSETFVVNQIIGLIARGHDVDIYAYQPGNTSQLHPDIIKYQLLARTHFQPTIPQNFFWRLLKAVKLIMTNFQKSPLVLLRSLNFFKYGRWAASLRLLYSVIPLLNTKTYDIIHCQFGTFARQGMAWRDMDAIKGKLITSFRGYDISWFVYEYGEHIYDELFVKGDFFLANCKYFQNKAIQLGCDAKKIVVHGSGIDCSQFHFKKRLPPEPQGKISIATTCRLIPKKGIEYSIRAVAKVAKIYPQIEYNIIGDGYLRADLQQLIQNLNVAEQVKLLGWKNQPAIIEILDQAHIFLATSITTDDGNQDAPLNTLKEAMAMGLPVISTLHGGIPELVEDGISGFLVPEKDVDAITEKLIYLIEHPEIWSQMGEAGRAYVEKNYDINKLNDELVQIYQQVIANNLLLLQPALTVAGRLKYEGSGN